One genomic region from Moritella sp. F3 encodes:
- the fliD gene encoding flagellar filament capping protein FliD, producing the protein MAGITMAGSGSGLDLESIITSFVSAEKMPKESRLNKKEVAVTTELSGVGTLKAALADFKATSAELGNTDSFFQSKTNIRYQGRNVEQTSADAGSDSAASPITIQTKGVVPKGAFDVEVKQIAQGARLESDFLPDRDSKPGQGMLYFDAGKNTFQVDVNITDTLQDIQMKINDAPDNYGISANVISSDVGAKIIYTSDKTGKENGLTVFTSDSSLNRISSSMVGQQATDAIITVDGNMITKDNNIFNHAVSGVTITANSLTNLNEPANFSTATDHAAVEDLVYGFVDGYNTLMDTINVLTNPETGVLKLDPTARSVKQQLQTITGGVVEGANKQLNTLYAAGISLEEGGMLSISPFGKNGGQSGTQRLNDAVSNSLDDLGKLFAGDNGIAAQVNKVLSDSLGNRGMISVQQDMLNNNLRDIEDDRIKLDEHISSFENTLRKKYTALDNTVTRYNATGDYIRNVLG; encoded by the coding sequence ATGGCTGGTATAACGATGGCAGGCTCAGGTTCTGGTTTAGATCTTGAATCTATCATTACCTCATTTGTAAGCGCTGAAAAAATGCCAAAAGAATCCCGACTGAATAAGAAAGAAGTCGCGGTCACTACTGAGCTATCTGGTGTTGGGACATTGAAGGCTGCGCTTGCAGATTTTAAGGCGACATCTGCTGAACTCGGCAATACAGATTCTTTTTTTCAGAGCAAAACGAATATTCGCTATCAGGGACGCAATGTCGAGCAAACGTCAGCCGATGCTGGTAGTGATAGTGCTGCGTCACCTATTACTATTCAAACAAAAGGCGTTGTGCCTAAAGGTGCATTTGATGTTGAAGTTAAACAAATTGCTCAAGGTGCACGCTTAGAATCTGATTTTCTACCAGATCGGGATTCAAAACCTGGCCAAGGTATGCTGTATTTTGATGCGGGTAAAAATACTTTTCAAGTGGATGTCAATATCACTGATACCTTGCAAGACATTCAGATGAAAATTAATGATGCGCCTGATAATTATGGTATTAGTGCCAATGTTATTAGCTCTGATGTCGGTGCCAAAATTATCTATACCTCAGATAAAACGGGTAAAGAAAATGGTTTAACCGTATTTACTTCCGATTCAAGTCTTAATCGTATTTCATCAAGCATGGTTGGCCAGCAAGCCACTGATGCAATCATTACTGTTGATGGCAATATGATAACCAAAGATAACAATATCTTTAATCATGCCGTATCGGGCGTGACGATCACTGCCAATAGTTTGACGAACCTTAACGAACCAGCCAATTTTTCCACTGCGACAGATCATGCTGCTGTCGAGGATTTAGTGTATGGGTTTGTTGACGGTTATAATACCTTAATGGATACGATCAACGTGTTGACTAACCCTGAAACGGGTGTGCTGAAGTTAGATCCGACCGCACGTAGTGTGAAGCAGCAACTGCAGACGATTACAGGTGGTGTGGTTGAAGGCGCTAATAAGCAGTTAAATACACTATATGCTGCAGGTATCTCCTTGGAAGAAGGGGGCATGTTATCCATCAGTCCATTTGGAAAAAATGGTGGTCAATCGGGTACTCAGCGCTTAAATGATGCAGTAAGCAATTCATTAGACGATCTTGGCAAACTTTTTGCAGGGGATAATGGTATTGCAGCACAAGTAAATAAGGTATTGTCTGATAGTTTAGGAAATCGAGGTATGATTTCCGTGCAGCAGGACATGCTGAACAATAACTTGCGTGATATTGAAGATGATCGCATTAAATTAGATGAACATATTTCATCATTTGAGAATACATTACGAAAAAAATACACAGCCTTAGATAATACGGTTACACGATACAACGCCACCGGTGATTATATTCGTAATGTATTAGGCTAG
- the fliS gene encoding flagellar export chaperone FliS, translated as MRANIKRYQQVSRESGISTADNHQVIFMLLQGLLDSVAVAKGCVLRKDIEGRAKAINKSINITSGLIDGINHKVHPEIGENFDALYRYIQLRLNDASLEQSVEPLDEITTLVTPIKDAWLNIPQAEKLKAESIRTQGRGA; from the coding sequence ATGAGAGCTAATATAAAACGTTATCAGCAAGTAAGTCGTGAAAGTGGTATTTCTACGGCTGATAACCATCAGGTTATTTTTATGTTGTTACAGGGATTGTTAGACTCTGTTGCTGTCGCAAAGGGTTGTGTTTTACGCAAAGATATTGAAGGCCGAGCAAAAGCGATTAATAAATCAATTAATATTACATCGGGATTAATTGATGGCATCAACCATAAGGTTCACCCTGAGATTGGTGAAAACTTTGATGCGCTATATCGTTATATACAACTGCGTCTAAATGATGCGTCATTAGAGCAGTCGGTAGAACCATTAGATGAAATTACGACATTAGTGACACCGATTAAAGATGCGTGGCTAAACATTCCTCAAGCAGAAAAATTAAAAGCAGAGTCAATCCGTACTCAAGGTCGCGGTGCTTAA